ATTTCCATTTGTTGATAAATTCTAACCTACCTTATACTTTCAGGTGAGTGATAAGATGATGGTTAATGCTTCTTGTATCTTTCCTCACAACACCCCGAAGACAAAAGAAGCATATTACTACAGGATGATTTTCGAGAGATTCTTCCCTCAGGTGATTTCTGGTTTGAAGTCTTTAACTTTGTCAATAGCATCTGATTGCTGAAGTGATCATCCTTATTTGCTGGTTTTAACAGAACTCGGCTAGATTGACAGTCCCTGGAGGAGCTAGCGTGGCATGCAGCACTGCTAAAGCTGTTGAGTGGGATGTTGCCTGGAAGAACAACCTTGATCCTTCAGGGAGGGCTGCCCTGGGAGTCCATCTCTCAGCTTACGCAATGTGCAAATCTCCTGTCCTTTAgaccttaattttttattcgaccAACTCGAGTCTAGGTACTTCAACTAATTTCGCAATTAGGGTTGGTTATCTCATCTTTAAATTAGGGGCGTTTGTTATGAGAACTTTGTTAGAGCTTTCTATTCCAAAATTAAGTTTAGCTATGACGATGATAGTTTAACTTTCATTTTCGTCAGTTCTTTTGTTATGGGTGGAGATGTTGATATATTTGTTTCCTTCTTTGCGAGACATCTTTCCATTCCTAACAAGGGTGACGGTAACAGTTATGGCGGATGGCCTATTCTCTCCGGACCTTATCTAACCTAACAAATATGTCGTTGACCTTATTCTTCATCTTATTTTTACTTGGATAATGGTCCCTACCAACAAGCATTACGATAATTGGATACAGCATTGCTTTCACATCAACCGTCACTTTGACttagttttagttatttttcttAACATTGTCAACATCATCCGTTTTTCTGTGTCTAGTAACAAAACGCTTAGGTATGGAACTTTCTTTTCCAATATTTTTCGAGCCTTGAAGTTAAAAGTCCATGTTGATCTCGGTCGAGCTAGTACCTTTTATTTCGATATATCGGCTTCTTATAGTTGTGATTGGATTAAACGCGATAGTTAATGGATTCACAACCCCGATTGTGTTGGTCAATAAGCACAAGGAGCGACTGCTGATCAACAGGAGGAAGGCGTGTCACGTGAAGATGATCCTCCGCCTCCGAGAATGTATATTCCCGCTTTGATGGCTCCTTTGTCTCCTTGTACCCTTAGTCTTTTTGCTGCTATACATGGGTTTCTCTCCGTGTTAATGCTCAGTTTGATGTATTAATCATCTATGTTAATGATCGGTACAATTTTTTGTATGACCATATCTCGGACGTTGCCCATCGGTTCCCTGAACTTTTGGACGCTTGGCTTAATACTCTTAGTAGTTGTTTGATTAGAATGTTTGTTACTTAGATTGTTTATTTCTACTTTGAATGATACTATGTTATgtctctatttttcttttaatgttaTATGCATGTTACTATggagatgtatatatatatatttctaatatgATTGTGATGTGTTTTTTTACTTGTGTTAATACtttaacataaatataaaaaaatctcatTGTTCAAATATAAATTTAACGCTTGCATTGCACGAGATAAATATTATATGATATTGTTGGTATTGTTCTATTAAAGGTTATTGTTGGTTAGAGTGAAAAAAAAAGTCGGTTTagatcaatttaattaattaatttatcatatttgatttttccAATTTCAATTAAGGTTATTATATTGGTTAGGTTGATTAAAGGTTTGACTAGGTTAATTGATTTTCGATTGTTGAAATTTGTTACTAAATTGATTAACTTAACTAAGTTTTTATATAGGGGCATATCCAGGGAGTTGGCAGTAGAGCCTGGCCCGGCCCAAAGGCCTGCCTAAAATgtgagagggtttgggcaaaaatataggctagaaaaatgggcttgggcaaaaaagtAAGGTCCGTTTAAAAATGGGCCAggcctcgggtaaggcatttttagcccgggcccggcccgaatttactaaataaaaaaatattttttaatattattttctccctattttgctactattttagtattatgttactactattttgttgttattgtttggatattatataaaacttattttattgttaatttttttattattttaaagacatttgctacttttgttattattttagagacatttgcttgttaaattgcatctattttagtgttatttaagtatacatattttttaaaatttattttcaatttgttaaaaaatatttattttaattttttattatttttgatggtttatatatattttaaaattatataaaaataatataaaaattaatatggactTGCCAGGTcgggcttgggtaaaattttaggccaatTTTTCGGGCCAGGTAGGGcttgggcctaaatttttagttgggcccagcttggcccggcccatgcacacctttAGTTGGCAGGGCTGCgaccccctaaaatagaaaattatactttgaccccctctaaaaatgataaaaaattaatttaatcatttaaaaattacatttttactatagtaaaaattacaatttaattttggcctCCTAAAAAAATTTACTGGCTTcacttgtttatatatatatacatatattgtttattttaaatatatttatactatatattttttaaattaaattcaaccCAAATTACAAACTTAATCCAAATTCAATAACccaattattaattatttaacccAATCCAATAGACCAAACCAACCCAAATGTGAACTATTTTACCCAACCCAATTCAAGATATAATAACCTATGTATAGCGCAAGCCACCATCTCCACATTTTCAATTAATAAGGATTAATATCTCATTTGGTACTTATATttagtttcaatatttaatttggtattagaatttttatttcaatttggtatCTAAGTTTGGTTCTATATTCAATTGATACCCAAGTTAAACAACATCATGTGACCTGATGAATTATTTGACATGTCTACTCTAGGtaacaaattaaatattgaaatcaaaCTTAGGTATTTATATATGCAAAGGCGAATCCTTTTGAGGCCTAGGCAGCTTGGCCCCTAAATATTGGGAAATCTTGATTTTTGCCTTCaaacttttagaaaattttgattaggccccttcaaatttttaaaattcttattataccttctattttgtttttttttctttgaaaattataattaacttctcttaaaatttttaaaaattcttattaatctcacaaaaatttcaattagaccccaattttttaaaaaaagatttcattgaacttctaattttttttaaaaaaatttactacaCCCCTTCAAAATTTAGCTCCCATTACAGGATCCATCCCTGCTTGTACGAGACAGAGAAAAACTAAGTATGCATTTGAAAAAACTCAAGCACCATGCATTGGCAAATTACTTACACTACTACTACAACTTTTACCAGAGATATAATTTATAACTTCATAGTTgataaagttaattttttaataatttatttaattgaaccgcCCAGATCAATTAAATCGgcaaattaataatctaattaaaGAGGAATCtgattttaaatagtttaataaaaaaaatgcctTTGTGGGCTAACTTCTCTATGCTTTGGAGTATTTAGccagaaaaaaaaacatatgatTAGGGGGAAAATgtcaataatataatttaattacaaatcaGCAATCAATTCAACTTTAAACCAAATTAAGGAAGATGGAAAGGACAAAAGAAAACACCAatcaatttatatgaaattaattatacgaatatttaagtgttttaaatttaaaatttaacaaattcgTTTCACGCAAAGGGAAGACAAAAAGAGTTAGGAACTGAAATTATACCCTTTTTTTTGCGTTAAAAAAaggttatatttaaaaataaattcaattttattttttccacgaaaagagaaaaaaaattgacaatTAATAAGTTTAGATAGGTGTTAAATAGATAcctaatttgggatttttttttttagctATAAACTACAACAAATCACTAAgctttttttatcttaaaaaaacCTTAATGAACAAAAAGACTAAGCCCTATAATCACTTAATATAAATTAacgttttaattaaaataaaaatttacttgaATACAGataaaaaaagatttatttaAGGGTAAAAAGTATAACTTACGGATAAATTTTATGAGCATTTTAACatgaaaaatgtataaataaaaaaataggagtttttttttaaaatttataaacaaattgaaaatataacatgtgttttatataatatattaaaaactaaaaattacatAAAGGAATGAACGTTTGTGATGCCCTGCTGATGTGTATAAGGTAATTTTCCTTTCAATATTCTATCCCATATAATTCCAAGTCTACTTCTTAGCTCCTATCTAATGTATCCACTCAAAGATTGATTAATTCCACGTGGCCCAATAACAAAGAAATTGCTACCATCTTTTAGCCAATAAAATCCCATTTTTAGATTCCCTCCAAATCCTTGGACCAGCTTTATCCACTTCCTTCTCTTAACCTTCATACACACAGTTCAAACTTCCCCCAATCtcccaaaaacaaaataaaataaagaacacacaacaATGGCCGCCAACACACTAATGAGCTGTGGCATAGCCACCACATTTCCTTCACTTCTTTCCTCATCAAAGTCCAAGTTCAGTGGCGCCGCCGTATCGTTGCCTAGTGCTGTTGGTACCAATGTTGGCCACCGTGTTAGCATGTCAGCTGATTGGATGCCTGGTCAACCTAGACCACCTTACCTTGATGGCTCAGCACCAGGGTAAGGTTTCAAAGTagctaaaaaaattaacaacaaaTGTATTTATAGCCATTTTTCTTACAtctaaagcttttttttttcagtGACTTTGGGTTTGACCCACTAAGACTTGGTGAGGTCCCTGAGAACCTTGAGAGGTACAAAGAATCTGAGTTGATTCACTGCAGATGGGCTATGCTTGCTGTTGTAAGTGTTCCATCTTTGTTAATTTAATTAGCAGACAAATTGTATAGAAGGTTCATGTGCTATGCATCTTTTACAAATTTAATCtcatttaattattcaattcctagttcaaatttgggttaatttttgCAGCCAGGTATATTGGTACCAGAGGCCTTAGGGTTGGGAAACTGGGTAAAAGCTCAAGAATGGGCAGCAATTCCAGGTGGCCAAGCCACTTACTTAGGGAACCCAGTCCCATGGGGTACCCTCCCCACCATCTTGGTCATTGAATTCCTATCCATCGCCTTCGTTGAGCACCAACGAAGCATGGAGAAGGACACCGAGAAGAAGAAGTACCCCGGCGGCGCTTTCGACCCCTTGGGATTCTCCAAGGACCCCAAAAAGTTCGAAGAATACAAGGTCAAAGAGATCAAGAACGGTAAATAAACCTTCATCACCTTTTCTCCGGATTTAAACGCCGATTTAATGTGATATCAATAAACTTGAGACGATTAAAAACATGTTTCTGACCGTAATTTAAATtcgtttttttgtttgtttgtttggaaTAGGCCGTCTAGCATTGTTGGCATTTGTGGGATTCTGTGTTCAACAATCAGCTTACCCAGGCACTGGACCATTGGAGAATTTGGCTACACATTTGGCTGATCCATGGCACAACAACATTGGAGATGTTATCATTCCTAGATCACTTTACCCTTAGATGATGATAGATTGATGGAATATTTTAAATGTAATGTCCGTTCTTGCATTGCGTAAAACATATGTAATGAATTCTAATTTGATGGCTTTGTTatgtgtaattataattttttttatgatctgAATATCTTAAATTTTGTAAACTTTTTATCTATCAAAAAATTTACAATTGGATTATTGTAAATTTCATATGTAATGATTctcgaaaaaaaaatcaaaggttaAATCGCTTGTTAGACATGTAAGTTAGAAATTtggtaaatatattttattattgtttatttaaatAGGAAAACACCTTTGATCTTATTTCTTCGatattactttttttcttttaccctttgaaaattcttaaatatattatattttcaaagGAGGGTGAATATGTTCTAATGGCGAAATGAAGATCATGAATTTCACATTTAACTTGTCTGATTTAGGCACAAAACATTCAAAGACaagaaacttaaaaaaagaaggaaatattttatttcttagtttTAAGGTAAATATCCAAAGGATTTATGTCATTGACATCACAATAACCCCAATAAGAAAAACCAATTAAGTTTGATAGCAATGTAGATGATCAAACATCAGCTGGTGGAGTGTGGTAGCAAACACAAAGGGTTCCTCCAAAAACTGTAGGGTCTTTCTCGCAAGCGGATCGAATTAAGCGACTTCCATAAGCCTTCAAGCATTTGTTCTGACAATCGGGCTGAGAACATGTAATCACAATCACCCCATCAGCCTCGGTCGGCCTTGCTGCTTCCGCCGTGAATGTCAACATCACCAAAGCTATAACAGCTGCCATTGCCACCATTCTTTTACCCCTTATCTCCATCTCAAATGAAATCTTCccttgcctttatttttttattttaaaccttTTATCCTTAGATTTTCTATAGACTGCAAAATGTTGGGTTATTTGAGTGACCAAAA
The sequence above is drawn from the Gossypium hirsutum isolate 1008001.06 chromosome A05, Gossypium_hirsutum_v2.1, whole genome shotgun sequence genome and encodes:
- the LOC107959206 gene encoding chlorophyll a-b binding protein 6, chloroplastic; its protein translation is MAANTLMSCGIATTFPSLLSSSKSKFSGAAVSLPSAVGTNVGHRVSMSADWMPGQPRPPYLDGSAPGDFGFDPLRLGEVPENLERYKESELIHCRWAMLAVPGILVPEALGLGNWVKAQEWAAIPGGQATYLGNPVPWGTLPTILVIEFLSIAFVEHQRSMEKDTEKKKYPGGAFDPLGFSKDPKKFEEYKVKEIKNGRLALLAFVGFCVQQSAYPGTGPLENLATHLADPWHNNIGDVIIPRSLYP